One part of the Rutidosis leptorrhynchoides isolate AG116_Rl617_1_P2 chromosome 1, CSIRO_AGI_Rlap_v1, whole genome shotgun sequence genome encodes these proteins:
- the LOC139867044 gene encoding F-box/FBD/LRR-repeat protein At3g26920-like isoform X2, with the protein MMLQSGELAMIKRPKLSSNNITNEIINEDLFSKLPDALLTQIQSRLPDADAARTRILSNRWNNLFPFLPNLHFSTNLFWPIQQVNKFFNSVNQTLTLRGDLPIQKLYLHFTDNCEYNRIYDLFRDIVQRRIEELDVNFMIIDLDGRISSRWNLFRVRSCWDWIKTCNSLVSLSLRWGFVLDIPEALDFPCLKKLNLHCVVHLNGKSFSNLVSSCPVLEELVFRRIRRDCDAQLFNIVSPCLKTLIYISTMSHSDDEVMIDAPKLEFLQILDDKSSYYSLKNSPSLVEARIAISSNALGTILVYNRPEYNIHRYNNMHLFPNLVKLVIRIYSNGDWNNFLALLNHMPNLEHITFADGFLLFPLTDPYYMSQNPRHEAPACLRLNVKEVVIRNRKAIQEEEFVVISYLLKHANNLEVMTINSYQGDDNLRLKLMNMQLENFARGSHLFRIEFVTCFSLR; encoded by the exons ATGATGTTGCAATCAGGTGAATTGGCTATGATCAAAAGACCCAAACTTTCATCAAATAACATAACCAATGAAATCATAAACGAAGATCTGTTTAGCAAATTACCCGACGCATTACTTACACAAATTCAATCTCGACTTCCTGATGCTGACGCCGCTCGAACACGCATTTTATCAAACAGGTGGAACAATCTCTTTCCATTTCTCCCAAATCTCCATTTCTCTACTAACCTTTTTTGGCCAATTCAACAAGTTAACAAGTTTTTTAATTCCGTTAATCAAACCCTAACTCTTCGCGGTGATTTGCCAATTCAAAAGCTCTATCTTCATTTTACTGATAACTGTGAGTATAATCGTATTTACGATTTGTTTCGAGATATTGTACAACGTAGAATTGAAGAACTTGATGTTAATTTTATGATTATTGATTTAGACGGTAGAATTAGTTCTCGTTGGAATTTGTTTAGAGTTAGATCTTGCTGGGATTGGATTAAGACTTGTAACTCGCTCGTTAGTTTAAGTTTACGTTGGGGTTTCGTGTTAGATATTCCTGAAGCTTTAGATTTTCCCTGTTTAAAAAAACTTAATTTACACTGCGTTGTTCATTTGAACGGTAAGTCGTTTTCAAATCTTGTTTCTAGTTGTCCTGTTTTAGAAGAATTGGTTTTTAGGAGAATAAGAAGAGATTGTGATGCACAATTGTTTAACATCGTTTCGCCATGTTTGAAGACATTGATATATATTTCTACGATGAGTCATTCGGATGATGAAGTTATGATTGATGCTCCTAAACTAGAATTCCTTCAGATTTTGGATGATAAGTCGTCGTACTACTCTTTGAAGAATTCGCCGTCTCTTGTTGAAGCCCGCATTGCAATTTCTAGTAAT GCACTTGGAACGATTTTAGTTTATAACAGGCCCGAGTATAATATTCATAGGTATAACAACATGCACTTGTTtccaaacttggtcaaacttgtgATTCGTATCTACTCTAATGGTGACTGGAATAATTTTCTGGCTCTCTTAAACCATATGCCTAATCTCGAGCATATTACCTTTGCTGAT GGGTTTCTACTTTTCCCACTTACGGACCCTTATTACATGAGTCAGAATCCGCGACATGAAGCACCAGCTTGTTTGCGGTTGAATGTGAAGGAAGTAGTTATACGTAATCGTAAAGCTATACAAGAGGAAGAGTTTGTCGTTATAAGTTATCTTCTGAAACACGCGAACAATTTGGAAGTGATGACAATAAATTCTTATCAAGGTGATGATAATTTGCGGTTGAAGTTGATGAACATGCAGTTAGAAAACTTCGCTCGTGGTTCCCATTTGTTTAGGATTGAATTCGTTACTTGTTTCAGTTTACGGTAA
- the LOC139867036 gene encoding B3 domain-containing protein REM9-like, whose protein sequence is MPKLLNFYVFVAYDNLTQNSLRIPIEFNREHLKQIQSNENIILMVSDNKKWPIGWTNSTYGHLLLQKGWPEFAEHYGIKTGHFLLFEHQGSSNFHIRIFDQNSCEITYVPFVNSHLEKEIDQPVLQTNSNVQETKGEAVNTELALKSRSKSKAFKSDNRFYSVILSASNLKSNGLYLPNAFCRRCLTGENKSGDCMLQTPDGKNWGLIQCSEYDSFGRLSGKNWKKFCHEEHLGVGDVCTFELINEVEKVLKVTIVRANKQG, encoded by the exons AGAATTCccattgagttcaatagagaacATCTGAAGCAGATTCAGTCGAACGAAAACATTATACTAATGGTTTCAGATAACAAGAAGTGGCCTATCGGTTGGACGAACTCGACTTATGGCCATCTTTTGCTACAAAAAGGTTGGCCAGAATTTGCTGAGCATTACGGTATAAAGACTGGACATTTTTTACTCTTTGAACATCAGGGAAGTTCCAATTTTCATATTCGAATATTTGACCAAAACAGTTGTGAGATAACTTACGTTCCATTCGTTAACTCCCACTTAGAAAAAGAAATCGATCAACCCGTGCTGCAGACAAATTCCAATGTTCAAGAAACAAAAG GTGAAGCAGTGAACACAGAGTTAGCACTGAAAAGTAGGTCAAAAAGCAAAGCGTTTAAATCAGACAACCGTTTTTATTCAGTCATACTAAGTGCTTCGAACTTAAAGTCTAATGGATTG TATCTACCTAACGCGTTTTGTAGAAGATGTTTGACTGGTGAAAACAAAAGTGGAGACTGCATGCTTCAAACACCTGATGGTAAAAACTGGGGTCTGATTCAATGCAGTGAGTACGATAGTTTTGGTAGACTGTCTGGTAAAAACTGGAAGAAATTTTGTCATGAGGAGCATCTGGGTGTGGGTGATGTGTGTACTTTTGAGCTGATTAATGAGGTGGAAAAAGTGTTGAAAGTCACCATTGTCCGGGCTAATAAGCAGGGTTGA
- the LOC139867044 gene encoding F-box/LRR-repeat protein At4g14103-like isoform X1 — MMLQSGELAMIKRPKLSSNNITNEIINEDLFSKLPDALLTQIQSRLPDADAARTRILSNRWNNLFPFLPNLHFSTNLFWPIQQVNKFFNSVNQTLTLRGDLPIQKLYLHFTDNCEYNRIYDLFRDIVQRRIEELDVNFMIIDLDGRISSRWNLFRVRSCWDWIKTCNSLVSLSLRWGFVLDIPEALDFPCLKKLNLHCVVHLNGKSFSNLVSSCPVLEELVFRRIRRDCDAQLFNIVSPCLKTLIYISTMSHSDDEVMIDAPKLEFLQILDDKSSYYSLKNSPSLVEARIAISSNVLRNVAHLVTGLSSVKQLTLSPSAVTALGTILVYNRPEYNIHRYNNMHLFPNLVKLVIRIYSNGDWNNFLALLNHMPNLEHITFADGFLLFPLTDPYYMSQNPRHEAPACLRLNVKEVVIRNRKAIQEEEFVVISYLLKHANNLEVMTINSYQGDDNLRLKLMNMQLENFARGSHLFRIEFVTCFSLR, encoded by the exons ATGATGTTGCAATCAGGTGAATTGGCTATGATCAAAAGACCCAAACTTTCATCAAATAACATAACCAATGAAATCATAAACGAAGATCTGTTTAGCAAATTACCCGACGCATTACTTACACAAATTCAATCTCGACTTCCTGATGCTGACGCCGCTCGAACACGCATTTTATCAAACAGGTGGAACAATCTCTTTCCATTTCTCCCAAATCTCCATTTCTCTACTAACCTTTTTTGGCCAATTCAACAAGTTAACAAGTTTTTTAATTCCGTTAATCAAACCCTAACTCTTCGCGGTGATTTGCCAATTCAAAAGCTCTATCTTCATTTTACTGATAACTGTGAGTATAATCGTATTTACGATTTGTTTCGAGATATTGTACAACGTAGAATTGAAGAACTTGATGTTAATTTTATGATTATTGATTTAGACGGTAGAATTAGTTCTCGTTGGAATTTGTTTAGAGTTAGATCTTGCTGGGATTGGATTAAGACTTGTAACTCGCTCGTTAGTTTAAGTTTACGTTGGGGTTTCGTGTTAGATATTCCTGAAGCTTTAGATTTTCCCTGTTTAAAAAAACTTAATTTACACTGCGTTGTTCATTTGAACGGTAAGTCGTTTTCAAATCTTGTTTCTAGTTGTCCTGTTTTAGAAGAATTGGTTTTTAGGAGAATAAGAAGAGATTGTGATGCACAATTGTTTAACATCGTTTCGCCATGTTTGAAGACATTGATATATATTTCTACGATGAGTCATTCGGATGATGAAGTTATGATTGATGCTCCTAAACTAGAATTCCTTCAGATTTTGGATGATAAGTCGTCGTACTACTCTTTGAAGAATTCGCCGTCTCTTGTTGAAGCCCGCATTGCAATTTCTAGTAATGTACTTCGAAATGTTGCTCACCTTGTTACCGGTCTCTCATCTGTCAAACAATTAACATTGAGTCCGTCAGCTGTAACG GCACTTGGAACGATTTTAGTTTATAACAGGCCCGAGTATAATATTCATAGGTATAACAACATGCACTTGTTtccaaacttggtcaaacttgtgATTCGTATCTACTCTAATGGTGACTGGAATAATTTTCTGGCTCTCTTAAACCATATGCCTAATCTCGAGCATATTACCTTTGCTGAT GGGTTTCTACTTTTCCCACTTACGGACCCTTATTACATGAGTCAGAATCCGCGACATGAAGCACCAGCTTGTTTGCGGTTGAATGTGAAGGAAGTAGTTATACGTAATCGTAAAGCTATACAAGAGGAAGAGTTTGTCGTTATAAGTTATCTTCTGAAACACGCGAACAATTTGGAAGTGATGACAATAAATTCTTATCAAGGTGATGATAATTTGCGGTTGAAGTTGATGAACATGCAGTTAGAAAACTTCGCTCGTGGTTCCCATTTGTTTAGGATTGAATTCGTTACTTGTTTCAGTTTACGGTAA